The Flavobacterium sp. K5-23 genome segment GGCAGTTCCTTTCGGGAAAAGTAAAATCTATACTGCTTTAGTTATAGATATTCATCAAAATAAACCCACTCTTTACGATGCTAAAGAAATTCATCAGATTCTTGATGAAAAACCAATCGTAACTGAAATCCAAATTGCCCATTGGCAATGGATTGCCTCCTATTATATGTGTGCCATTGGTGATGTGTATCGCGGTGCGATGCCAAGTGCTTTACTATTAGAGAGTGAAACGTTAATCTCACAGAAAACAACAACCTTTGTGGATGAAAGTCAGCTTACGGATGATGAGTATCTCGTTTTTCAGGCTTTACAGCTTCAATCCTCTCTTAAAATACACGAAATAATTGCTATTTTGAACAAGAAAAATATTTTTCCGGTCATTCAAAAAATGATCGACAAAAATATTTTAGTGTTACAGGAGGAAATGCAAGAAAGCTATAAGCCTAAATTAGTTCGTTATCTTAAATTGCATTCTAAATATGATTCAAATCAAGGGTTAAGTGAATTGTTAGAAACGCTCAAAAACGCCAACAAGCAAAAAGAAATTGTGATGGCGTATTTCCAATTGAGTGCTTCTGAAAAGAAGCCTATAACCGTAAAAAAACTGGTTGATGCTGCCGGTTCCACTTCGGCAATCGTTAAGGCCTTAATAGATAAAGAAATATTTGAGGATTATTTACTTCAAGAAGACCGAGTAAATTTTACGGGTAAAACTAAGGAAGAGCAACTTCAATTGAGCGTTGTGCAAAACAAAGCTTTCGAAGAGATAAATAACAGTTTTATAGAAAAAGAAGTGTGTCTTTTACACGGTGTGACATCCAGTGGTAAAACGGAAATTTATATTAAGCTTATTGAGGGATATCTTCATGAAGGAAAACAGGTTTTGTATTTATTACCGGAAATTGCATTAACGACTCAATTAGTAGGGAGATTACGCGCTTATTTTGGTAATAAAGTGGCTGTTTTTCATTCGAAATATAACAATAATGAACGGGTAGAAGTTTGGAATCAGGTATTGAATAACTCTGTGAAAGCTCAAATTGTTATTGGTGCAAGATCAGCTTTGTTTTTGCCCTTTGGGAATCTCGGATTTATAATTGTAGATGAAGAACACGAACAGACTTTTAAACAAGTTGATCCTGCGCCTCGCTATCACGCTCGTGATGCGGCAATAGTCTTGGCGAATTTTCATAAAGCTAAAGTATTGCTGGGATCGGCTACGCCAAGTATTGAAACTTATTTTAATGCAAAATCAGAAAAGTATGGTTTGGTTGAAATTACCGAAAGATACGGAAAGGTGATGATGCCAGATATTAAGTTGGTTGATCTTAAAGATAAATATTTCCGTAAACAAATGAAAGGGCATTTTAGCGATGTTCTTATTGATGAAATTACTGCTGCCGTATCTTTAGGAGAACAAGTCATTTTGTTTCAAAATAGAAGGGGTTATTCTCCTTTATTAGAGTGTATGACTTGTGGCCACGTACCTCAATGTCAACAGTGTGATGTAAGTTTAACTTATCATAAACATAGAAATCAGTTGCGTTGTCATTATTGCGGCTATTCAATTGCTAAACCTACCCATTGTCATAGTTGTTCCAGTGTTGATTTAACAACTAAAGGTTTTGGAACTGAGCAGATTCAGCAGGAATTGGTAACTCTTTTTCCGGATAGTAAGGTAGGGAGAATGGATCAGGATACGACAAGGGGAAAATACGGTTTCGAAAAAATAATTGACGGTTTTAAAAATAGGGAATTTGATATATTGGTAGGTACTCAAATGTTGGCCAAAGGACTCGATTTTGACAATGTCAGTTTAGTGGGAATAATGAATGCTGATAATATGTTGTATCATCCTGATTTCAGAGCTTTTGAAAGAAGTTTTCAAATGATGATGCAGGTGTCAGGACGTTCAGGCCGTTCAGAAAAACAAGGGAAAGTTATTATTCAAACTTATAATCCGGATCATAATACGATTCAACAGGTTGCTTCAAATAATTATGCAGGAATGTATAAGGAACAATTGTATGATCGTCAGATTTATAAGTACCCACCATATTTTAGAATTATCAAATTAACTTTAAAGCAACGTGATTTCGATAAGTTAAAGGAAGGGGCAATGTGGTTGTATCAAGTGATGAGTCAGAATCTAGATATGCCAGTTTTGGGTCCAGAGGAACCAGGAATAAACAGAATTAGGAATGAGTATATCCGAACGATAATTATTAAAATTCCACAAAATTCATCAATAGGAGGAACAAAAAAAACTATTCAGAAAATGCTAAATAGTTTTGATGCTGTTGCTCAGTTTAGAGCTATTAGAGTTTCGATAAATGTAGACTTCTATTAAAAAGTATTTTTATTCATATGATAATGCTTTTACGAGGTCTTCTTTTTTATTTCTGCTTAATGGGATTTTTGTTGGTCCTATCTCAGCAAATCTACTATTAAAACGTTCTATTTTGTCAATGTTTACAATGTATGATTTATGAACCCTAACAAATTTATTTTGAGGTAAATCATTTTCAAACGACTTCATAGTCGAAAGAACGAGGTTGCTATCGTCTTCTGTAACAACACGTACATAATCTCCAAAAGCTTCAATCCATTTGATTTTTGAAGTGAATATCTTCAATTTTTTCAGATTGCTTTTGATGAAAATATGCTCTCCTTCATCCTCTTTGTTGTCTTTCTTGTACAAGTGTATGTCAACGGCTCTTTTTACTGAGGCATTAAAACGATCAACGGCAATAGGTTTTTGTAAATAATCTGTTGCATCATAATCAAAAGCCTTCATGGCATATTCTGCTTTAGAGGTGATGAATATAATTTGGGGTTTTACTTTTAAACCGTCAAGAAAATCAAAACCACTTATAACTGGCATTTCTATGTCCAGAAAAATCAAGTCTACATTTTGGATAGACATACAGCTTTTGGCTTCGATTGCGTTAGAAAAATCACCAATTAGATGTAGATTGGGATGATTATTAACTAACTTTGCGATGATCATTCTTTGAATAGAACTATCATCTACTACTACACAATTTAGTTTCATATCATTTGCATTTAAAGATTTCAGGTAAGTAAAAGTAAAGTATATTTTTTAGTTTGACTAAAATTATATCGTTTTTTTTTGCAGTACGTCGAATAAAGCGTATTTATACTTGGTCGTTTGAAAAAAATGATTACTTTTGCATCCAATTTAACAATAAAATATATTTTTATGAATCATTATGAAACTGTTTTCATTTTAAATCCCGTTTTATCTGAGGTTCAGGTAAAGGAAACAGTAAGCAAATTTGAAGATTTTCTTACTAGTAGAGGAGCTGAAATGGTATCTAAAGAGGATTGGGGCCTGAAAAAAATGGCTTACGAAATCCAAAACAAAAAAAGTGGTTTTTATCACTTATTCGAATTCAAAGTAGCAGGAGAAGTTCTTATTGCTTTTGAAACAGAATTTAGACGTGACGAGAGAATTATGCGTTTCTTGACTGTAAGTCTTGATAAACATGCTATTTCTTGGGCTGAAAGAAGAAGAACTAAACTTAAATCTACAAAAGCTTAATTATCATGGCTACATTACAACAATCTGCTTCAGGAAAAAAAGACGGGGATATCAGATATCTTACGCCTTTAAATATAGAGACTAACAAACAAAAGAAATACTGTCGTTTCAAAAAATCAGGTATCAAATATATTGATTATAAAGATGCTGATTTCTTATTGAAATTCGTTAACGAACAAGGGAAAATTCTTCCTCGTCGTTTAACTGGAACTTCATTGAAATACCAAAGAAAAGTTTCTGTTGCTGTGAAAAGAGCACGTCACTTAGCTTTTATGCCATATGTGGCTGATTTACTAAAATAATATTTTAACTCAGTTGTTGGTTTTCTGAAACATGAAACCTAACTTCTATAATAAAGGACAACAACATGGAACTTATTTTAAAACAAGACGTTCAAAATTTAGGATTTAAAGATGATATTGTATCTGTGAAAAATGGTTACGGTCGTAACTTTTTAATTCCACAAGGTCACGCTCATTTAGCTACTTCTTCTGCAAAGAAAGTGTTAGCTGAAAACCTAAAACAAAGAGCACATAAAGAAGCTAAAGTTGTAGCAGATGCACAAGCATTAGCTGAAACTATTAAAGCTATCGAAATTAAAATTACTGCAAAAGCAGGTGGAGAAAAATTATTCGGTTCAATTACTAATATTGATATCGCTGATGCATTAGCAAAAGGTGGTCAAGTAATTGATAGAAAATTCATCACTAGCGGAATTGTTAAACGTACTGGTAAATATACTGCAAACGTACGTTTACACAGAGATGTAATAGTTGAATTAGCTTACGAAATCATAGCTGAATAATAAGATTTAGTTAACGTTTTGTTAAAAAAAAATGAAAATCACTCCTCGGAGTGATTTTTTTTTGCTTAATTTTGCACCAAATTAATTCATAATCAAACAAATGAAAAAAATTATCGCTTTATTGTTTATTGTATTTGGAACCCATATTATGATGGGACAAACGACAACTTCTAGCATTAAGGGAATTGTAAAAAGTTCGGATGCTGAATTACTGCCAGGCGCAAATGTACTGGCTATTCATACACCAACAGGATCTAAATATTCCGCATTATCAAATGCTGATGGTAGATTTAATATGTTGAACATGAGAATAGGTGGGCCATACAAGGTCGTGGTTTCATTTATTGGTTTTCAAGATCAAGAATTCAACGATGTATATCTTGAATTAGGAAAAGCTTTTAGTTTAGACGTTCTTTTAAAAGATTCAAGTCAAGAACTTAAAGAAGTTAAAATTACAACTTCTAAAAACAAAGTATTTGAAAGCGGCCGTACTGGTGCAGAAACTACTATTGGAAGAAGAGAATTAGCTGCTTTGCCAACTATTTCCAGATCTGCTGAAGATTTTACACGTATGGAGCCAAGCGCAAGTGGTGGTTCTTTTGGTGGTAGAAATGATCAATACAATAGCTACTCTTTAAATGGTGCTGTTTTTAATAATCCTTTCGGATTAGATGCTGCAACTCCAGGAGGACAAACGGGGTCTCAACCTATTTCATTAGATGCTATCGACCAAATTCAGGTTGCTACTGCTCCTTATGATGTTACCTTGTCTGGTTTTACAGGTGCTTCGGTAAATGCTGTTACTAAATCAGGTACAAATGAATTTCACGGAACTGCTTATAGCTTTTTTAGAAATCAAGATTTAACTGGTAGTAAGATTAAAGGAGAAAAAATATTTGTTCCTTCATTAGAACAAACTCAAGCAGGTGTAAGTTTTGGTGGTCCAATTATCAAAGATAAATTGTTCTTTTTCGCCAATTATGAAATCGACAAAAGAAGTGATTTAGGATCTAATTTTGTTGCTAATAATAATAATGGTTCAACTGACGTAAATGAATCAAGAGTTTTAGAATCAGATTTAATGGCTGTTTCTAATGCGTTAAATTTATTAGGATACAACCCAGGTGCTTACCAAGGTTTTACTCATAACTCTGATTCTAATAAAGGAGTTATTAAGATTGACTGGAATATTAATGATGATCATAAACTAGCAGTTATTTATAATTTCTTGAATGCATCTAAAGACAAACCTGCTCACCCAACAGCTTTAGGGTTTAGAGGGCCAAATTCTTCTATTCTTCAATTTGAAAAATCGGGATATCAAATAAACAATGAATTAGATTCATTTTTAGTTGAATTAAATTCGAAATTCAGTGAAACTGTTTCGAATAAATTACAAGCAGGTTATACTCATTTTAATGACTATAGAAGACCTTTCTCAACTCCAGCTCCAATTATTAATATTCAGGATGGATCAGGTTCTAATTATATAATTGCAGGACACGAACCATTTTCTATTAACAATACATTAGATCAAAAGGTTCTTCAAATTACAAATAATTTGAATTATGTTACCGGAGATCATACTTTTACTTTTGGTACTTCATTTGAGAAATATCAATTTAAGAATTCATTTAACTTAACAGCTTTTGAAAATTTCGGAACTTTCGGAACTTTAGGAAATTATAAAGGTTTATTCAGCCCTTATTCAAGTGTTAATGAATTTTTATTAGATGCTGCAGCTCCTTTAGCTACAAGTTTTATTAAACAAAATCTTATTTATGCTCAAAACCAGTCTAATTCATTAAATTCTTTTGGAGTTGGTGAGGATAAAGGTTTTAAATTAGCTGAATTAAATGTTGGACAATTAGCATTTTATGTTCAAGACGATTGGAATATCACAGAAGATTTTAAATTATCTTTAGGTTTAAGAGCTGATAAGCCGTTGTATTTTGATACAGCTGATTTAATCCAAAAGTATATCAATACAGATAATGGTGCTTCAAGAGACAATCTAAAAGACTATTTTGATCCTGAAACTAATGCTGCGGTTAAATTAATTTCTACAACTTTACCAAGTAAAAGTATTCTATGGTCTCCAAGATTAGGATTCAATTGGGATGTTAAAGGGGATAGAACTTTACAAGTACGTGGTGGTACAGGTATCTTTACTGGGAAACTACCATTTGTATGGTTAGGTAATCAGGTAAGTGGTTCAGATGATGGTTTTTTCCAAATTATGGATAAAGATTTCAAATGGCCACAAGTTTGGAGAACAAGTTTAGGATTGGATAAAAAGTTGGCTGATAACTATATTGTTACTCTTGACTTATCATACAATAAAGATATTAACGGAGTTCACGTTCAAAACTGGGGATTAAGAGTTCCAACAAGTACTTTGGTTGGATCTGATTCAAGAGCTATTTACAGAGCTTCTGATAAAGGAACAAACAGTGCTTATGTAATGACAAATTCTAATAAAGGAAGTGTTTTCAATACTTCTGTTAAAGTTCAAAAGAACTTTGATAATGGTTTGTATGCTAGTTTAGCTTATAACTTTTTAGTTGCAAAAGATGTGAATTCTATTGAAGCTGAAATTACTGGTGATGCTTTTGCTTTTAATCCAGCTGTTGGAAATGTAAATAATGCAGTATTGTCTAATTCTAAATATGGAGACAGAAACCGTTTTATTGGTATTGCTTCTAAAAAATGGAAATACGGTACTAATGATAAATGGGCGACTACAGTTTCTACATTCTTTGAATATGCTCAAGGAGGTCGTTTTAATTATATTTATGGTGGAGACATCAATAATGATGGTTCTGGAACAAATGACTTAATTTATGTTCCAACAACTGCACAAATTGCTGGAATGACATTTACTGGAGGTCCAAGTCAAGGTGTTGCTTATGATAAATTCATTAGTCAAGATGATTATTTAAGTGGAAGAAGAGGACAGTATGCTGAGCGTTACGGAGCTTTATCTCCTTGGAGAGGAAAATGGGATTTTAAATTTATGCAAGATTATAACTTTAAAATATCTTCATCTTCTGAGAAAAAGAATACTATTCAATTCAGTATTGATGTGTTAAACTTAGGAAACTTACTTAACTCTGACTGGGGTATAGTGCAAGTACCTACAAATGTACAGCCAATAGGTGTTTCTGTTGATCCAAATACAAATATACCAACATATACATTTAACGGTACGCAGACTAAGACCTTTAATTATGACGCTAGTTTATTGTCAAGATGGCAAGCGCAATTTGGAATTAGATATATTTTCTAATCATAAAATACAATAGGGAAAGCCTTCTTGAAAAAGAAGGCTTTTTTTTGGTTAAATTTTTTTAAATTAGCGGCTTCTAAATCTTTTATTATTCAAATGGATAATATCAGGTGATAGATGAAATAAGCATTAATCAACAAATTATAATGAAATACTCAAGATTAACAAAAGAACAGTTTGAGGAATTGAATCAGGAATTCAGTAACTTTTTAGCTACTCAGGCTATTGATAAAGGGGAATGGGATAAAATTAAAGCAGAGAAACCTGAAGTTGCTGAACAAGAATTAGATGTTTTTTCAGATTTGATTTGGGAAGGTGTTTTAACAAAAACCGAATATTTAGAACATTTTTCTAAGAACCATATATTTTTGTTTCAAAGTTTTGATACACATGTTCAATCAATTGTTCTTAAATCTTTAGACACTGATGTTGACTTTTTGTCTAAGGATGGATTGCAATGGTTGAGTGATAATATGTTCACAGATACCATTGAAATGAAAGTTGGAAAAAAGGAATTTACTGAAGAACGCAATAGTTCTCTTTTTGCATTAATTCAACAAGGCGCTTTTTTAAGTGATGGTCAATTATTCAAACAAATAAATTCAATTATTGAAGCTTAAATTTAATGATCTTTCTTAAAAATTGGTTATTTTAGTACGCGAAATTCAAGTACTAAAATAGCCAATTTTTATTTTCTATGGATATTAAACAAACCATCCAAAACTTAAGAGAAGAACTTAATCTTCATAATTATAATTATTACGTCTTAGATAATCCTACGATATCTGATTATGAGTTTGATATGAAATTGAAGGAGCTTCAAGGTTTGGAATATAAGCATCCTGAATATTTTGACGCTAATTCTCCTTCACAGCGTGTTGGAGGTACTATTACTAAAAATTTTCAAACTATTCCTCATGAATACCGAATGTATTCATTGGATAATTCCTACTCTAAAGTGGATTTGCTAGATTGGGAAATAAAAATTCAAAAAGTACTGGGAGATGTTCCCTTAGAATATACCTGTGAATTAAAATACGATGGAGCATCAATTAGCATAACCTATGAAAATGGGGAGCTAAAACGTGCCCTTACTAGAGGAGATGGTTTTCAGGGTGATGATGTAACTAATAATGTAAAAACAATTAGATCCATTCCATTAAAGCTTAAGGGAAACTTTCCTGAAAAATTTGATGTGCGCGGTGAAATTATTTTGCCTTTCGCTGGATTCGAAAAAATGAATCAAGAATTAATTGAAATAGGGGAAACTCCTTATTCTAATCCAAGAAATACAGCTTCTGGAAGTTTGAAATTACAAAACAGCGCGGAGGTTTCCAAGAGACCTTTAGATTGTTTATTGTATTTTCTAGTAGGTACTAATTTGCCTTTTAATTCCCAGTTTGAAGGTTTGGATAATGCACGGAAATGGGGTTTTAAAGTTCCTAAAGAGGCTAAACTTGCTAATAATATGCAAGAAGTTTTTGAGTTTGTTGATTATTGGGATGTACATCGTCATACACTTCCTTATGAAACCGATGGTGTTGTTGTAAAAGTAAATCAGCTACAGTATCAAGATGAATTGGGATATACCGCTAAATCACCTCGATGGGCAATTGCTTATAAATTCAAATCAGAACAAGTTTCTACAAAACTTAATTCCATTTCTTATCAAGTAGGAAGAACGGGTGCTATTACTCCAGTAGCTAATTTGGAACCAGTTCAATTAGCAGGAACCATTGTTAAAAGAGCGTCTTTGCATAATGCAGACCAAATTGAGAAATTAGATATCCGAGTAGGTGATGAAGTTTTTGTAGAAAAAGGAGGTGAAATTATACCCAAAATTATTGCTGTAGATTTAACTAAACGCCCTGAGAATTCACAAAAAACCATATATATTACGCATTGTCCAGAATGCCAGTCGGAATTAATACGCAATGAAGGGGAAGCGAATCATTATTGCCCTAATTTTTACGGCTGTCCTCCACAAATTATTGGTAGGATTCAACATTATATCTCGCGTAAAGCAATGGATATAGAAGGCCTTGGCGGGGAAACTGTTGCCTTGCTTTATAATAACGGATTGGTTCAAAACTATGCTGATTTGTATGATTTAAGAGTTGAACAAATTCTTCCTTTAGAAAGAATGGCGCAAAAATCAGCCGAAAATTTAGTCAATGGTGTCGAAGTTTCTAAAAACATTCCTTTCGAACGTGTATTGTATGCCCTTGGAATTCGTTTTGTAGGGGAAACAGTTGCTAAAAAATTAGCCAAGCATTACAAAAATATTGATGCATTAAGTAAGGCTACTTTTATGGATTTAGTATTAGTTGACGAAATAGGAGAGAGGATAGCCCAAAGCTTAATCGAATTTTTCGAAAATATTGAAAACAGAATAATTATAGAAAGGTTAAAAGGTTACGGACTACAGTTTGAAGTTGTTGAAGTAATTAATTTGAATGCCACTGATAAACTTTTAGGGAAGACCCTCGTTGTTTCAGGTGTTTTTGAGCAGTATTCAAGAGATGATTTAAAAAAAGCAATCGAAGATAATGGTGGGAAAGTGGGGAGTTCTATTTCTGCTAAAACGGATTATGTTGTAGCCGGAGAAAATATGGGTCCTGCAAAATTAGAAAAAGCAAAAAAACTAAATATCCCTATTATTTCTGAAACTGAATTTATGGAACTTATTTATGAAAACTAAATATACGCTCAAATGAATATTTTGAAAAGCGAAAATGTTTTGGGAAAATGGTTGACTACCTGTTATTTTGTATTTGCTTTTGTGGAAGTAATTGCAGAATATTATTTCTGTAAACCTATTCTTTTTATTTTTAAACCATTAATGTTTGTACCATTAGTGATTCTTTATTGGAAGAATTCAAAAGAGAGAAGTTATATTTTTTTTGGAATTATTTTCTTTTTGTTAATTACAAATGTTTTTTTTATTCCCAATACAGAAGGTATGCTTTACATAGGCGCTGTTGCTTATCTGTTTCATCGTGTTTTGATGATTCTCTATATTATAAGACTAAGTAAGCTCAGGGATTATTTCCCAGTGTTAATTGGGGTTATTCCCTTTTTGTTTTTTTTCTTTTATTTATTGAGTATTTCAGGCGAATTACCTAAAGATAGCTTGGTTGTGTTAGTTCTTCAAAACATTTTAATGTCTATTCTCGGTGGCATGATTCTGTCTTTTTATATGATGAAGGGAAGTCTATATAACTCATGGATTTTGATATTTGGTTTATTATCTGTATCTGTTTATTTTGTTGTATTTGTGGAAAAAGTGTATCTCAATCATTTATCTCTTATAGTTTTTAGGCCTTTAGCAATGATTTTAAATACGATGGTATATTACACTTTTTATCGATTTGTTATGGAATTTGAAAATAAAAATGCAGGTTCTAAGGAATTATTCGTCAATTGATTTTAACTTTTGTTTTCTAATAAAAGCTATGTCGTTGTTATTTATATTGTTAATGATCTTTAGTAAGTTTGAAAACACAAATAAATGTTAAGGATATAACAAATAGTTTAAAAAATCCCTTTTACTTTTTTAGATTTACCATTTTAAATGCAACCTAAATATCTAATTTTGCAAACAATTAAATAGCTATGTTTTTAAATTATTTAAAAAATATTTCTGTAAAGAGATCTTTAAAAAACCGTTTGCATAATGTAGCTAACAACGGTCTTTCGGGGCCTGTTGAAACTATAGGTGTTCTTATTGATGAAAGTTTATTTAAAGAAAAAGAAGCTTTAGTGCAAGAGTTAATTAAATCTGGTTTTTTAGAGAGCAATATAAAAGTTATAGTTTACAGTGATAAGTTTAAAAAAAACAGGATTTATTCCCAGCCTACTTTTGGCTTGGCACATCTAAATTGGAGAGCTGAAATTACAAATGTGGCAATAAATAGTTTTATCAATGAGAATTTTGATTTATTGATTAGTTATTATGATGTTGAAAAAGCAATTTTGTTGCTAGTCACTAATAATTCCAAAGCAAAATTTAAAATTGGATTTTCATCTATAGACAAGAGATTAAATCATTTGGTAATCGATACGAATGTTGGGAATTACAAAGTTTTCGTTCATGAATTATTTAAGTATTTAAAAATATTAAACAAAATATAAATTTATTATGCAATCATTAATAGGAACTGGTGTTGCCCTTGTAACTCCATTTAAAGAAGATTTTTCAATAGATACTGAGGCATTGACAAGAATTGTTAATTTTTCAGTAGATGGTGGAATTGAATATTTGGTAATATTAGGTACAACGGCAGAAAACGCCACTTTATCACAAGCAGAAAAAGAATTAGTGATAAAGACGGTTGTAGATAGTAACAAAGGGAGATTGCCTTTAGTACTTGGGGTAGGTGGTAATAACACAATGAAAGTAGTTGAAGAACTTAAAACAAGGGATTTATCTGCATTTGAAGCAATTCTTTCAGTTTCGCCATATTATAATAAACCAACACAGGAAGGGATTTATCAACATTTTAAAGCGGTATCCGAAGCTTCTCCAATTCCAGTTATAATATACAATGTGCCTGGTAGAACAGCGAGTAATATGTTGCCTGCAACCGTTTTGCGCCTAGCTAATGATTTCAAGAATATTGTTGCTATAAAAGAAGCTGCCGGTGACATTGTACAAGCAATGCAAATTATAAAAGACAAACCAAAAGATTTTCTTGTAATTTCAGGGGATGATATGATTGCTTTACCAATGGTTTTAGCAGGTGGTTCGGGTGTTATTTCCGTAATTGGACAGGGATTTCCAAAAGAATTTTCTGAAATGATTCGTTTAGGATTAAATCACAAGGTGGTTGATGCCTATAAAATTCACTATCTTTTAGCTGATAGCATTGACATGATTTTTGAGCAGGGGAATCCTGCAGGAATCAAACAGTTGTTTCAGGCATTGGGTATAGCGGAAAACACAGTGCGTTTGCCTTTGGTAAAAGTAGATGAATCTTTGGCCAATAGATTAAGTGAATTCGTTGAGAAAATATATAAATAAGCATCAAAAACACTGCTTTTTTTTAAGCAAATAAATATTTTGTAGTAGCTAAATTAATGACTAAATTTGTCACCGAAACTTCGGTATGATTTTTTGTTGCTATTTAGTAAGCAATTAATCATAAAAAAAGAAAAAAATGAAAAAAATAATATCTCTATTGTTTGTTGTTGCCCTTTTTTGTTCTTGTAATGAATACCAAAAAGCAATTAAGAACGACGATGTTGCCGTTAAATTTGCAACAGCAACTACATTATACGAGGCAGGGAAATATTCAAAAGCGATTCGTCTTTTTGAACAAATTGCACCAAGTTATAGAGGTAAACCTCAGGCTGAAAAATTATTTTACATGTTTGCACAGTCTTACTATAATACAAAACAGTATACTTTATCAGGATACCAGTTTGAGAGTTTTGCTTCCGGTTACCCAAAAAGCGAAAAGATACAGGAAGCATCTTATTTAGGTGCCAAAAGTTACTCCATGTTATCTCCAGAATACAGTTTAGATCAAACAGACACGCACAAAGCGATTGATAAATTACAAATTTTTATTGATAAATATCCTAATTCAGAGTATTTAAAAGAAGCGAATGAGTCAGTAAAAACGCTACGTGAGAAATTAGAGAAAAAAGTGTATGAAAATGCAAAGGGATACAATACCATATCAGATTATAAATCGGCATTAGTTGCTTTTGATAATTTTATTGCTGACTATCCTGGAACACCTTTCAAAGAAGACGCTTTATATTATAAATTAGATTCAGCTTATAAACTGGCAATCAACAGTATTCCTTCAAAAATTGAAGAAAGATTGATTGTCGCTAAATCAGCACATTCGAATTTAATAAAATTTAATGAGAATTCCCAATACAAAGAAAAAGC includes the following:
- a CDS encoding outer membrane protein assembly factor BamD, with product MKKIISLLFVVALFCSCNEYQKAIKNDDVAVKFATATTLYEAGKYSKAIRLFEQIAPSYRGKPQAEKLFYMFAQSYYNTKQYTLSGYQFESFASGYPKSEKIQEASYLGAKSYSMLSPEYSLDQTDTHKAIDKLQIFIDKYPNSEYLKEANESVKTLREKLEKKVYENAKGYNTISDYKSALVAFDNFIADYPGTPFKEDALYYKLDSAYKLAINSIPSKIEERLIVAKSAHSNLIKFNENSQYKEKASQMLVRIENDLQKITK